Proteins from one Bradyrhizobium roseum genomic window:
- a CDS encoding gamma-glutamyltransferase family protein, whose amino-acid sequence MSNINPDPFTTRPEIEGTFGVVTSTHWIATAVGMGILEKGGNAFDAGVATAFTLQVVEPHLNGPGGDVPIIVHDTKRARTEVICGQGPAPAKATIAHYKSEGLEMVPGTGLLAACVPGTFESWMLLLRDYGTMRLRDVLEPAIAYARDGYPLVERAAATIQIVEKLFRNHWKTSAAVYLPNNEVPRPGTLFTNKQLSETYARILQEAESAGSDRVAQIERARKSWSHGFVAEAIDKFFRTQEVMDVSGSPHRGVLSADDMARWQPTVEAPLTYDYGRYTVCKPGVWSQGPVMLQQLALLKGFELDGLDPAGPEFIHLQIECAKLAFADREKFYGDPKFTDIPIETLLSDAYNDERRKLISKDKASLDFIPGSVEGFGSIVKMRRAEGHREAVGAMGAGEPTVGRFGEVRGDTVHFDIIDTAGNMISATPSGGWLQSSPVIPELGFCLGSRAQMFWLEEDHPAALAPGKRPRTTLSPTLCYRDGEPYMAWGSPGGDQQDQWTTQFFLRHVHAKMNLQEAIDAPAWHSEHFPISFWPRTARPGVLVVENRVPKATVDTLKSRGHVVEIGPEWSEGRLTAASKIGRRRRAAANPRGMQGYAAGR is encoded by the coding sequence ATGAGCAACATCAATCCCGATCCGTTCACTACAAGGCCGGAAATCGAGGGCACCTTTGGCGTCGTCACCTCGACGCATTGGATCGCCACCGCCGTCGGCATGGGCATCCTGGAAAAAGGCGGCAACGCGTTCGATGCCGGCGTCGCCACCGCCTTCACGCTGCAGGTGGTGGAGCCGCATCTGAATGGTCCGGGCGGCGACGTGCCGATCATCGTGCACGACACCAAGCGCGCCCGCACCGAGGTGATCTGCGGTCAGGGGCCTGCGCCGGCGAAGGCCACCATCGCGCACTACAAGAGCGAGGGCCTGGAAATGGTGCCCGGCACCGGCCTTCTCGCCGCCTGCGTCCCCGGCACGTTCGAATCCTGGATGCTGCTGCTGCGCGATTACGGCACGATGCGGCTGCGCGACGTGCTGGAGCCCGCGATCGCGTATGCGCGCGACGGCTATCCGCTGGTCGAGCGGGCGGCGGCGACCATCCAGATCGTCGAAAAGCTGTTCCGCAATCACTGGAAGACCTCGGCTGCGGTCTACCTGCCGAACAACGAGGTGCCGAGGCCCGGCACGCTGTTTACCAACAAGCAGCTCTCGGAAACCTACGCCCGTATCCTGCAAGAGGCCGAAAGCGCCGGCTCCGACCGCGTCGCGCAGATCGAGCGCGCGCGCAAATCCTGGTCGCACGGTTTCGTGGCAGAAGCGATCGACAAGTTCTTCCGCACCCAGGAAGTGATGGACGTCTCTGGCTCGCCGCATCGCGGCGTGCTGTCGGCGGATGACATGGCACGCTGGCAGCCGACCGTCGAGGCGCCGCTCACCTATGATTACGGCCGCTACACCGTCTGCAAGCCCGGCGTCTGGAGCCAGGGTCCGGTGATGCTGCAACAGCTTGCACTGCTGAAAGGCTTTGAGCTTGACGGGCTCGACCCAGCCGGACCCGAATTCATCCATCTGCAGATCGAGTGCGCCAAGCTCGCCTTTGCCGATCGCGAGAAATTCTATGGCGACCCGAAATTCACCGACATCCCGATCGAGACGTTGCTGTCGGACGCTTACAATGACGAGCGCCGCAAGCTGATTTCCAAAGACAAGGCCTCGCTCGATTTCATCCCGGGCTCAGTCGAAGGTTTCGGCTCCATCGTCAAGATGCGCCGCGCCGAAGGCCATCGCGAGGCGGTCGGCGCCATGGGCGCGGGCGAGCCGACCGTCGGCCGCTTCGGCGAAGTGCGCGGCGATACCGTGCATTTCGATATCATCGATACCGCCGGCAACATGATCTCGGCGACGCCGTCCGGCGGCTGGCTGCAATCCTCGCCTGTCATTCCCGAACTCGGCTTCTGCCTCGGCAGCCGCGCCCAGATGTTCTGGCTGGAAGAAGATCATCCCGCCGCGCTGGCGCCGGGCAAGCGCCCGCGCACCACGCTCTCGCCCACCCTATGCTATCGCGACGGCGAACCCTACATGGCCTGGGGCTCGCCGGGCGGCGACCAGCAGGACCAGTGGACCACGCAGTTCTTCCTGCGGCATGTCCACGCCAAAATGAACCTGCAGGAAGCGATCGACGCGCCGGCCTGGCACTCCGAACATTTCCCGATCTCGTTCTGGCCGCGTACCGCGCGCCCCGGCGTGCTCGTGGTCGAGAACCGCGTGCCGAAGGCAACCGTGGATACGCTGAAGAGCCGCGGCCATGTCGTCGAAATCGGCCCCGAATGGTCGGAAGGCCGCCTGACTGCAGCCTCCAAGATTGGCCGCCGCCGCCGCGCCGCCGCCAATCCGCGGGGCATGCAGGGCTACGCGGCCGGACGATAG
- a CDS encoding DUF1028 domain-containing protein produces the protein MTWSIIARDPATGQIGIAVATRFFAVGARVPHIAPGLGGIATQALVNPYYGIDGVKLLREGKSPREVIDTMIATDAGRESRQLHVMDIQGRIAAHTGRDCVDWCGSIQGDGFSLAGNMLAGEAVLADTARAFADNAALPFAQRLITAMNAGEAAGGDKRGKQSAALVIQGEEEWSDLDLRVDDHADPLAELARLEQVSRERWVHFRQFMPTRSNPAGITDRNVIDATIEAALAQKA, from the coding sequence ATGACCTGGTCGATCATCGCCCGCGATCCCGCAACCGGCCAGATCGGTATCGCGGTCGCAACGAGATTTTTCGCGGTCGGCGCACGTGTCCCGCACATCGCGCCCGGCCTCGGCGGCATCGCAACGCAGGCGCTGGTCAATCCGTATTACGGCATCGACGGCGTCAAGCTGTTGCGCGAGGGTAAATCGCCGCGCGAAGTGATCGACACGATGATCGCCACCGACGCCGGCCGCGAGAGCCGGCAACTGCATGTCATGGACATCCAGGGTCGCATCGCGGCGCATACCGGGCGCGACTGCGTCGACTGGTGCGGCAGCATCCAGGGTGACGGTTTCTCGCTCGCCGGCAACATGCTGGCCGGCGAGGCCGTCCTGGCAGACACGGCGCGGGCCTTTGCCGACAACGCTGCCCTGCCCTTTGCACAGCGGCTGATTACCGCGATGAACGCCGGCGAGGCCGCCGGCGGCGACAAGCGCGGCAAGCAATCGGCGGCGCTGGTGATCCAGGGCGAGGAGGAATGGTCCGACCTCGATTTGCGCGTCGACGACCATGCCGATCCACTGGCCGAACTCGCGCGGCTGGAACAGGTCAGTCGCGAGCGCTGGGTGCACTTTCGCCAGTTCATGCCGACGCGCAGCAATCCCGCAGGGATCACCGACCGCAACGTGATCGACGCCACCATCGAAGCAGCGCTGGCGCAAAAAGCATGA
- a CDS encoding ABC transporter ATP-binding protein, whose translation MTARPLIEIEKLRVVFHGDNGRTTHAVDSVDLSVANGATLGLVGESGCGKSVTSLAIMGLLSKGSAEVSGSIRFDGFDLLDVPDDTLRDLRGNRLAMIFQEPMTSLNPSFTIGDQIIETILRHRGGSRRQARERAIALLRRVHIPSPEKRIDEYPHKLSGGMRQRVMIAMALACDPRLLIADEPTTALDVTLQAQILDLMRELKAASGAAIILITHDLGVVAEVCDEVAVMYAGEIVERAPVDELFANPQHPYTVGLLGSIPRLGRRTTHLATIEGMVPNMANPPVGCRFAARCPFVVENCTTAPPPLAIVNPGHASRCIRAPLERLVS comes from the coding sequence ATGACGGCACGCCCGCTGATCGAAATCGAGAAACTGCGCGTGGTGTTCCACGGCGACAACGGCCGCACGACGCATGCGGTGGACAGCGTCGACCTCAGCGTCGCCAACGGCGCCACGCTGGGATTGGTCGGGGAATCCGGCTGCGGCAAGAGTGTGACCTCGCTCGCCATCATGGGGCTGTTGTCCAAAGGTTCCGCCGAGGTCTCCGGCTCGATCCGCTTCGATGGATTCGACCTGCTCGATGTCCCCGACGATACGCTGCGCGACCTGCGCGGCAACCGGCTGGCGATGATCTTCCAGGAGCCGATGACCTCGCTCAATCCGAGTTTCACCATCGGCGACCAGATCATCGAGACCATCCTGCGCCATCGCGGCGGCTCGCGCCGACAGGCGCGCGAACGCGCCATCGCGCTATTGCGCCGGGTGCATATCCCGTCGCCTGAAAAGCGCATCGACGAATATCCGCACAAGCTTTCGGGCGGCATGCGCCAGCGCGTGATGATCGCGATGGCGCTGGCCTGCGATCCCAGGCTCCTGATCGCGGACGAACCCACCACCGCGCTCGACGTCACCCTGCAGGCGCAGATCCTCGACCTGATGCGCGAATTGAAGGCCGCCAGCGGCGCCGCGATTATTCTGATTACCCACGATCTCGGCGTGGTCGCCGAGGTCTGCGACGAGGTTGCGGTGATGTATGCCGGCGAGATCGTGGAGCGCGCACCGGTCGACGAACTGTTCGCCAATCCCCAGCATCCCTACACCGTCGGTCTGCTCGGCTCGATTCCGCGGCTCGGCCGTCGCACGACTCATCTGGCGACCATCGAAGGCATGGTCCCGAACATGGCGAACCCGCCGGTTGGCTGCCGTTTTGCGGCGCGATGTCCGTTCGTCGTTGAAAACTGCACCACCGCGCCGCCGCCGCTCGCGATCGTGAATCCCGGCCACGCCTCACGCTGCATCCGCGCGCCGCTGGAGCGGCTGGTATCATGA